From Hippea alviniae EP5-r, the proteins below share one genomic window:
- a CDS encoding HAMP domain-containing protein — protein sequence MIKKLSTRIVVYTTLLVLMTVVVFSMSAMFTIMALKKYSVHKVETVFKENADENLEKEVVSYAQILKGDMDAKEGVSYMFGEVLEKKLRQGKLDIEQLESVYREMSNVLDIKAIAVFDHKANLIIKYPSFERFDFLRKAVKKLSVETMHKKIVYYDFHINGDGSVSFSFVYLGRDSKKQPVYIAFDYNPYAFYSLVKTAQLYPYSQKYLWVINKKGILIYDPPTKEHPLITLIDHVDLTDPANGKALAKIVKQDILKGKTGVARYVFRGVDKFVGYTYVEKYGWGLGLTLPTVIFYKPIKDLSNDITEKTIYTLALFGLFSSFIVLASIVITLTVSRRIIVPINRTVEAVEAILKGDYSKRLPKVGIVELDELADVVNKLVEYFDKTVKKMKEGENE from the coding sequence ATGATTAAAAAACTTTCAACAAGAATAGTTGTTTATACAACATTGCTTGTCTTAATGACGGTTGTTGTCTTTAGCATGAGTGCCATGTTTACTATTATGGCTTTGAAAAAATACAGTGTCCATAAAGTTGAAACTGTATTTAAAGAGAATGCCGATGAAAACTTAGAAAAGGAAGTCGTATCTTACGCTCAGATACTGAAAGGTGATATGGATGCAAAAGAAGGCGTCTCTTACATGTTTGGTGAAGTGTTAGAGAAAAAACTTAGACAGGGAAAGTTAGACATTGAGCAGCTTGAAAGTGTCTATAGAGAGATGAGCAATGTTTTGGATATAAAAGCTATTGCTGTTTTTGACCACAAAGCTAACTTGATTATAAAATATCCTTCGTTTGAGAGATTTGACTTTTTAAGAAAGGCAGTGAAGAAGTTATCAGTAGAAACAATGCATAAAAAGATAGTCTATTACGATTTTCACATAAATGGAGACGGCAGTGTATCGTTTTCATTTGTTTATTTAGGGAGAGACAGTAAAAAACAGCCTGTGTATATAGCATTTGATTACAATCCTTACGCTTTCTACTCTCTTGTGAAAACTGCTCAACTTTATCCTTATTCTCAGAAGTATTTGTGGGTTATAAATAAAAAAGGGATTCTGATTTATGACCCGCCAACAAAGGAGCATCCACTCATAACTCTCATTGACCATGTTGATTTAACTGACCCGGCTAATGGAAAAGCACTTGCAAAAATAGTAAAACAGGATATTTTGAAAGGTAAGACGGGAGTTGCACGGTATGTGTTTAGGGGGGTGGATAAATTCGTGGGATACACTTATGTTGAGAAATATGGATGGGGGCTTGGCCTAACATTACCTACGGTTATTTTTTATAAGCCCATAAAAGATTTGAGTAATGATATAACAGAGAAAACTATTTACACTCTCGCCCTTTTTGGTTTGTTTAGCTCGTTTATCGTTCTTGCATCTATTGTTATTACACTCACGGTATCAAGAAGAATTATTGTCCCTATAAATAGGACAGTTGAAGCTGTTGAAGCAATATTAAAGGGAGATTACTCAAAGAGGTTGCCGAAAGTAGGTATAGTTGAGTTAGATGAGCTTGCAGATGTTGTAAATAAACTCGTTGAGTATTTTGATAAAACAGTGAAAAAAATGAAGGAGGGAGAAAATGAGTGA
- a CDS encoding hybrid sensor histidine kinase/response regulator, whose product MSENMEEMQEIIQDFLIEADELLEELDEDLVRLESESEDEELLNKIFRAFHTIKGSASFLGFEKLTELTHKLEDVLNRLRKFEIKLDSDMMDAILAGVDKAKAIIEAIKEGEDPEAVDIEDNIKELARFLDENYQSDTSKTSVSEDEQEEELTEEELIKAQEEEIKEEEKLMEEQKEESEGEKKIDDIDAEIERLLKQRMEEDRKRRMQKKLQQQQQAAEDKQQEEKKEDREHKEQPKAAAKKPTAVAQKKTKPLVEQTIRVDVERLDDLMNLVGELVLGKNRLVSVAAKAEEKFNGDEVVEELSEVANQITLVTTDLQMGVMKTRMVQIGKVFNKFPRVVRDISKELNKEVELVIKGAETELDKSVVEEINDPLVHIVRNAIDHGIEPPEEREKLGKPRKGTIILSAYHEGNYIVIETTDDGRGMDPEKLKQKALEKGLITETEARQMSKEEAYALIFKPGFSTAERVTNISGRGVGMDVVKTNVEKLNGIIEVKSELGKGTTIILKIPLTLAIIQALLVKVTKEYYAIPLVSVVETVRITKDDIDKVENKDVLRLRDNIIPLVYLGDTLGIGNNKRTLDGKEIYVVVVAVAEKRIGLIVDELIGREEIVIKSLGNYLTNIKGISGATIMGDGSVTLILDVANVVNEAAIISTNIEDHLIELYEKDKPIALIAARKEEIREQLAPQLEEKGYKVIFAHTDKEALDVACEHIADLVFVDLGIYINDGYNLAKALRSMPAYKTVPIIGISTDGTFDREKIKEARISKVVFAPIEEEELNQALEAASKKNILVA is encoded by the coding sequence ATGAGTGAAAATATGGAAGAGATGCAAGAAATAATACAGGATTTTTTGATTGAAGCTGATGAGCTGTTGGAAGAGTTAGATGAGGACCTTGTTAGACTTGAGAGTGAAAGTGAAGACGAAGAACTTTTAAATAAGATATTCAGGGCATTTCATACGATTAAGGGTTCTGCAAGCTTTTTGGGGTTTGAGAAGCTGACGGAGCTAACGCACAAACTTGAAGATGTGCTTAATAGGTTAAGGAAGTTTGAGATAAAGCTTGATAGCGACATGATGGATGCCATCTTAGCCGGTGTTGACAAGGCTAAAGCGATAATAGAAGCAATTAAAGAAGGTGAAGACCCAGAAGCTGTTGATATAGAGGACAACATAAAAGAGCTTGCGAGATTTTTAGATGAGAATTATCAATCGGATACTTCAAAAACCAGTGTTTCAGAAGATGAGCAAGAAGAAGAGTTGACGGAAGAGGAACTGATAAAAGCTCAAGAAGAAGAGATAAAAGAAGAAGAGAAGCTTATGGAAGAGCAGAAGGAAGAATCAGAAGGAGAAAAGAAAATAGACGATATTGATGCGGAGATAGAGAGATTACTCAAGCAAAGAATGGAAGAGGACAGAAAAAGAAGAATGCAAAAGAAACTGCAACAGCAACAACAGGCCGCAGAAGATAAGCAGCAAGAAGAGAAAAAGGAAGATAGAGAGCATAAAGAACAACCTAAAGCAGCAGCAAAGAAGCCTACTGCTGTAGCACAAAAGAAAACAAAACCACTTGTTGAGCAAACAATTAGGGTTGATGTTGAGCGTCTTGACGATTTGATGAATTTGGTTGGTGAGCTTGTTTTAGGTAAGAATAGGCTTGTAAGTGTTGCAGCTAAAGCTGAAGAGAAGTTTAATGGCGATGAAGTGGTTGAAGAACTAAGCGAAGTAGCGAATCAGATTACGCTTGTTACGACCGACTTGCAGATGGGTGTAATGAAGACAAGAATGGTTCAAATAGGCAAAGTGTTCAATAAATTCCCAAGAGTCGTCAGGGATATCTCAAAGGAGCTAAATAAGGAAGTTGAACTTGTTATAAAAGGTGCAGAGACGGAACTTGATAAAAGTGTTGTTGAGGAGATAAATGACCCACTCGTCCACATCGTTAGAAATGCAATCGACCATGGTATAGAACCGCCGGAAGAGAGAGAAAAGCTTGGTAAACCGAGAAAGGGAACTATTATTCTGTCTGCATATCACGAAGGGAACTATATAGTTATTGAAACAACCGACGACGGTCGTGGAATGGACCCTGAAAAATTAAAGCAGAAAGCATTAGAGAAGGGTCTTATAACCGAGACTGAAGCAAGACAAATGAGCAAAGAAGAAGCCTATGCCTTAATATTCAAACCGGGCTTTTCAACAGCAGAAAGGGTTACGAACATATCAGGTCGTGGCGTTGGAATGGATGTCGTAAAGACAAATGTTGAAAAACTCAACGGTATTATAGAAGTTAAGTCTGAACTCGGCAAAGGAACAACGATAATTTTAAAGATTCCATTGACACTTGCAATTATTCAAGCTCTGCTTGTTAAAGTTACGAAAGAGTATTATGCAATACCGCTTGTTAGTGTTGTTGAGACTGTAAGGATTACAAAAGACGATATAGATAAGGTTGAGAACAAAGATGTTTTGAGACTGAGAGATAATATTATTCCGCTTGTATATCTTGGCGATACACTCGGAATAGGCAACAATAAGAGAACCCTTGATGGAAAAGAGATATATGTTGTCGTTGTTGCCGTTGCAGAAAAGAGAATCGGCCTTATAGTTGATGAGTTGATAGGCAGGGAAGAGATTGTCATAAAATCGCTGGGTAATTACCTAACAAATATCAAAGGTATATCTGGTGCGACAATAATGGGTGATGGTTCGGTTACCCTAATACTTGATGTTGCAAATGTTGTAAACGAAGCTGCCATTATATCGACCAATATTGAAGACCATCTTATAGAGCTGTATGAGAAGGATAAGCCTATAGCTTTGATAGCTGCAAGAAAAGAAGAGATAAGAGAACAGCTTGCTCCGCAGCTTGAAGAGAAGGGTTATAAGGTGATTTTTGCTCATACGGATAAAGAAGCACTTGATGTTGCATGCGAACATATAGCGGATTTGGTGTTTGTTGATTTGGGTATTTACATAAATGATGGATACAATCTTGCAAAAGCTTTAAGAAGTATGCCTGCGTATAAGACTGTTCCTATAATAGGTATATCGACTGACGGAACATTTGATAGAGAAAAAATCAAGGAAGCAAGAATAAGCAAGGTTGTGTTTGCTCCGATTGAAGAAGAAGAGCTCAATCAAGCGCTTGAAGCGGCATCAAAGAAAAATATATTGGTTGCTTAA
- a CDS encoding chemotaxis protein CheW: MNAKDVDLFDKSLALNEELEEELAKKGKKTGTIIMKDEYEQVVGFILNKELYGIDILDVEEIIKPVDYTYVPNTRPYVMGVINLRGKVIPVVDLRVKFGFVAKPITEQTRIVIINHDEFNVGFLVDKIEKVYYVEKKNIEPTPPNIPANIEKYVKGVGKMPKKIITLLNIEELLKEGGSLYSKSGSTEVAKNE, from the coding sequence ATGAACGCAAAAGATGTTGACCTGTTTGATAAAAGCTTGGCTTTAAACGAAGAGTTAGAAGAAGAGCTTGCCAAAAAGGGTAAAAAGACCGGCACCATAATAATGAAAGACGAGTATGAGCAAGTTGTGGGTTTTATTTTAAACAAGGAGCTTTATGGCATAGACATACTGGATGTTGAAGAGATAATAAAGCCTGTTGATTACACTTATGTTCCGAATACCCGTCCGTATGTTATGGGTGTTATAAACCTAAGAGGTAAGGTTATACCCGTTGTTGATTTGAGGGTTAAGTTTGGCTTTGTTGCAAAACCCATAACAGAGCAGACAAGAATTGTCATAATAAACCACGATGAGTTTAATGTTGGCTTTTTAGTTGATAAAATAGAGAAGGTTTACTATGTTGAGAAGAAGAATATAGAACCCACGCCGCCCAATATTCCAGCAAACATAGAGAAGTATGTAAAAGGTGTTGGAAAAATGCCGAAGAAAATTATAACATTGCTTAACATCGAAGAGCTGCTTAAAGAGGGTGGCAGTCTCTATTCAAAAAGCGGTTCGACGGAGGTAGCCAAGAATGAGTGA
- a CDS encoding chemotaxis protein: MSERNEDKIDILQVGTNQMELVDFRMYELREDGKIYEGIYGINIAKVKEIIKYPNLIKIPSKDSLIEGIYNLRGEVIPIVSLAKWLGINEPPDIKTKKVIITIFNNITVGFIVHDAKRIRRVSWRFVKPPSEVLVHQYGNKIVGTINLDEEHVMIILDFESICEELGIFSEDDVKRIRDVALQGAKEKPKKAKILIADDSATARKIIKAAVEPLAEKIIEAKDGQEAWDLLNKLYEDSGGDISKVLDIIITDVEMPNMDGYRFTKLVKEDDRFRKIPVIMNTSLSGNANLQKAKEVGVDDFCTKFVAEEFTQAVLRHL; the protein is encoded by the coding sequence ATGAGTGAGAGAAACGAAGATAAGATTGATATACTCCAAGTCGGCACCAACCAGATGGAGCTGGTTGATTTCAGGATGTATGAGCTTAGGGAAGATGGCAAGATTTATGAAGGTATTTACGGAATAAATATTGCAAAGGTAAAGGAAATAATAAAATATCCTAACTTAATAAAGATTCCATCAAAGGATTCGCTAATCGAGGGTATTTACAATTTGAGAGGAGAGGTAATACCAATCGTAAGCCTTGCCAAGTGGCTTGGCATCAATGAGCCACCAGATATCAAAACAAAAAAGGTTATTATTACAATTTTTAACAACATAACTGTTGGTTTTATTGTTCATGATGCTAAAAGAATTAGAAGGGTATCTTGGCGTTTTGTTAAGCCACCAAGTGAAGTACTTGTGCATCAGTATGGAAATAAGATAGTCGGCACTATTAACTTGGATGAAGAGCATGTAATGATTATACTTGACTTTGAGAGCATCTGCGAAGAGCTTGGTATATTCTCAGAAGATGATGTAAAAAGAATTAGGGATGTTGCTCTTCAAGGCGCAAAAGAGAAACCTAAGAAGGCTAAGATTCTTATTGCCGATGACTCTGCGACAGCAAGAAAGATAATAAAAGCAGCAGTTGAGCCGTTGGCTGAAAAAATTATAGAAGCAAAAGACGGTCAGGAAGCTTGGGATCTTCTCAATAAGCTTTATGAAGATTCTGGTGGTGATATAAGTAAAGTGCTCGACATAATTATTACCGATGTTGAGATGCCTAATATGGATGGATATAGGTTTACCAAGCTTGTGAAAGAAGACGATAGATTTAGGAAAATACCTGTGATAATGAATACATCCCTGTCTGGAAATGCAAACCTACAAAAGGCAAAAGAAGTTGGAGTTGACGATTTCTGCACCAAGTTTGTTGCTGAAGAGTTTACTCAGGCTGTTTTAAGACATCTCTAA
- a CDS encoding chemotaxis protein CheX, which produces MAAKLSVEWINPFIEATEEILSTVAFITPKRGQLALKKDNSVEYDVSGVIGITGEAIGSIALSFPRKVAIKIVSNFTGEEVVGIDADTADAIGELTNMIAGRAKKIFSDKGIKLKISVPNVVIGKNHTISSPKGTPTIIIPFESEEGNFAIQVSLVPNPSEE; this is translated from the coding sequence ATGGCTGCGAAGTTAAGCGTTGAGTGGATAAATCCGTTTATAGAAGCAACCGAGGAGATACTTTCAACCGTTGCTTTTATTACACCAAAAAGAGGGCAACTTGCCCTAAAGAAGGATAATTCTGTTGAATATGATGTTAGCGGTGTTATAGGAATTACAGGAGAAGCTATTGGTTCTATAGCTTTATCCTTTCCCAGAAAGGTTGCTATAAAAATAGTTAGCAACTTTACGGGAGAAGAAGTTGTGGGGATTGATGCCGATACGGCGGATGCTATAGGTGAGCTTACGAACATGATTGCTGGAAGAGCAAAGAAGATATTCTCAGACAAGGGTATAAAACTTAAAATCTCTGTTCCTAATGTTGTTATAGGCAAAAACCATACGATATCTTCACCTAAGGGAACACCTACGATAATAATACCGTTTGAGTCGGAAGAGGGTAATTTTGCAATTCAGGTCTCTTTAGTTCCAAATCCGTCGGAGGAGTAA